TCAGACAAAAAAATTGGTGAATTATTAACAAAAGTTGTTTCAGACACGCAAGTTATTGGAGAATGAGCTGTTAATATACCATCTTCTATTGGTATATCAATATCTCAAATTTTTATAGCTGTAGCTATGACTTTCATATTTGATTGAAAAATAGCAAGTGCAGGATTCACAGTATTTCTAATTATATTAATTATGTTTGTATTTGCATATATGAATACTGTTAAAAAATATGAAAAAATAAGATTAAAAATTGAAGAAGTTAATGGTAATGTAACCGATAGAGTGGCTACAGTTAGGTTAATAAAAACAACTGGAACAGAACAATACGAAGCTGATAAATTTCGAGAAGAACATAAAGGTTATTATAAATTGCAAAAACCAGTTGCTTCTGGACTATCATGAATGTTGACTGTTGTTTTTGCAGGAGAATTTATAATATCTTTTTCTGCTTCAATTTTTGCTGCATTATTTTATGGATTAGGTAATGATCCTGAAAGAGCAAAATATTTCTTTGAAAATACTTTTGCATCATACATGTTAGCTCAAGCAATATTAATTGGTCCACTTTACACTTTACTAAATTCTTCATTTGGTCTAGCTATGTCTGGAGTTGCAGCAATTCAAGTAACTCAAACTCTTAATTCCAAATCAATTATGGACCCACATTATTATGATGGAATAGAAATTAATGAATTAAAAGGAAACATAGTATTTAAAGATGTGGAATTCAGATACCCTGAAAAACCAGAAAAATTAATTCTTCCTAAATTTAATTTTGAATTTAAAGAAGGAACCTCATATGCATTTGTTGGAGAAACAGGAAGTGGTAAATCAACAATAGCCAGATTATTATTAAGATTTTATGATCCTAGTAATGGAGAAATCATAATAAATCATAATAAAAATTTAAAAGATATACATCTATCATCATTTCTAAAATATGTTGGATATGTTGAGCAAGAACCACAAATATTATTTGGAGATGTTTTTGAAAATGTAAAATATGGTAAATTTGAAGCAACTGATGAAGAAGTTATCGAAGCTT
This sequence is a window from Spiroplasma diminutum CUAS-1. Protein-coding genes within it:
- a CDS encoding ABC transporter ATP-binding protein, with product MKAKKISKNTEFFKIVGRYYLKQWKLTILIISMVLLFALTRIMIPMLTQQMTMSIIYEANKILNSNALPPKGFWGLHWNICIYIALAVVLMDIIATFLFNFFGYLMGRKIEVDLRNRILEKLVRQDISYYSDKKIGELLTKVVSDTQVIGEWAVNIPSSIGISISQIFIAVAMTFIFDWKIASAGFTVFLIILIMFVFAYMNTVKKYEKIRLKIEEVNGNVTDRVATVRLIKTTGTEQYEADKFREEHKGYYKLQKPVASGLSWMLTVVFAGEFIISFSASIFAALFYGLGNDPERAKYFFENTFASYMLAQAILIGPLYTLLNSSFGLAMSGVAAIQVTQTLNSKSIMDPHYYDGIEINELKGNIVFKDVEFRYPEKPEKLILPKFNFEFKEGTSYAFVGETGSGKSTIARLLLRFYDPSNGEIIINHNKNLKDIHLSSFLKYVGYVEQEPQILFGDVFENVKYGKFEATDEEVIEACKKAEIHNLIESWPEGYKTILGERGFMLSGGQKQRLVIARMFLKDPQLLILDEATSALDNIVEKEIQAKLNELMKNRTSVTIAHRLSTIKNVDEIIVLGANGKGIVQRGTFDELVNKPGHFKNLYDAGLMSEKN